From a region of the Coffea arabica cultivar ET-39 chromosome 3e, Coffea Arabica ET-39 HiFi, whole genome shotgun sequence genome:
- the LOC140038439 gene encoding expansin-A13-like, which yields MNATLPASPLPLPQLVRSHYHYFPSSSTPSSYTEWRSARATYYAVAEPGDPVGGACGYGDLEKMGYGKATAALSKVLFEKGQICGACFQVRRVQDMRWCILGTSIIVTATNFCAPNYGFEADGGGHCNFPNAHFVLPIEAFEKIAIWKASNIPIQHRKY from the coding sequence ATGAATGCTACTCTCCCAGCTAGTCCGCTCCCACTACCCCAGCTAGTCCGCTCCCACTACCACTACTTCCCTTCTTCCTCCACCCCCTCCTCCTACACAGAGTGGAGATCCGCCAGAGCCACCTACTACGCCGTCGCGGAACCGGGAGACCCGGTTGGTGGGGCTTGTGGTTATGGGGACCTGGAGAAAATGGGATACGGGAAAGCCACAGCTGCACTCAGTAAAGTCCTGTTTGAAAAGGGTCAGATCTGTGGAGCTTGCTTTCAAGTTAGGCGTGTTCAGGACATGAGATGGTGTATTCTTGGGACTTCCATTATTGTTACTGCGACTAACTTTTGTGCTCCGAATTATGGGTTTGAAGCTGATGGTGGAGGACATTGTAATTTCCCTAATGCACATTTTGTACTTCCCATTGAAGCTTTTGAGAAAATTGCCATTTGGAAAGCTTCCAATATACCCATTCAACATCGCAAGTATTGA